Genomic DNA from Plasmodium knowlesi strain H genome assembly, contig: PKNH_00_74, whole genome shotgun sequence:
TTGCTTTCAGGGGGTCGCCATTCTGCCCCTTCTTTTTGACGTCTTTTAACCATCTTTCAGATATACATTGGAAGCGTTTACATAAGTCTTTCActtcattcatttctttcGCCGCTGCCGTCACAGCGGCATCGTCCTTCGTGACGATGCCGTCCCATTTCTTCTCAACCTTCTCATCTGGGTCAGAGCTTCCATTTGCTTTAATTTCGCAAGTGCTAAGGATGTTTTCATCCCATTTGCAAGGGACACAAGGTCCCTTGGCACCACTGCAATTACCATTAGTACTACCATTACTGAGTTTATCTCCCAGTTCGAAAGCTCTGCTTATCCCTTTTTCAATATTACAaattgctttttctttcatgtgttttgcatataaatgaagtaagaaacaacccatcgcttGTCTCAACGACGGGTTGTTCTTCCAGATGCCGTCTGTCGACGACGACGGCAGCGTCGTATACAGATGCTTTAaggcggcatgcaaataattgcatgccgtcttttCAGAAGGAGTTGCTGTTCTATTATCAGTTCCATCCTTCACTTCTTCACAATCCCcgttccctttccccccattATCCTTCATTTTCCCTGCCAATTCATTCCACAAGTTCTGCACATGCTCATTCCAGAATGTGCCCTGTATAAGGTGGTGGgggtataatatatatatatacatatatacacatatgcatgtgtaagtgtatatacatatatatacatacatgtgcatatatatatgtgtatacatatatatatgtatacatatgtaagtgtatatgtgtacatgtatatatgtatatatatatatgtatgtctatatgtatacatgtacgtatatatgtatacatgtacgtatatatgtatatatactggtatgtatttgtatatatgtaagcgtatatgtatgtatacatgtaactGTCATTCCTTACCACCCAACCAGGTGGCGTCTGCCTACTTACCTTTCCACTCCCCTGTCCCCCGTTGTTCTCATACGACTTGGCTGCACATTCTATACGTTTGCATAAGGTATTTTCTTTATTGAAGGTAGCCAAGGTTTGTTGTATTTGGGGGTCCTTCGTTTGGTCCCTGTCGTTGAACAAttccttcactttgttcTCTACACTGTCATTGCTGGTGCTACTGGTGTCAATTTTGCAGTGGTCATAGTCCTCATCATCCCATTTACATTCAATGCACGGACCACTACCGTTCGTGCATTTACCATCAGTAGTTGGTTTCCATGACTTGAAAGCTTTCTTCATTCCATCCTCCATGCTACA
This window encodes:
- a CDS encoding SICAvar, type I (fragment) → NTFWGEHIKNELGNLFNRGATSSSTQHTNCDNDSSLDNANKEACKLFTAKLEFMYKKSNGATKGLSDQMINCLLLKEYAKKLNEQAKEKGYCSMEDGMKKAFKSWKPTTDGKCTNGSGPCIECKWDDEDYDHCKIDTSSTSNDSVENKVKELFNDRDQTKDPQIQQTLATFNKENTLCKRIECAAKSYENNGGQGSGKGTFWNEHVQNLWNELAGKMKDNGGKGNGDCEEVKDGTDNRTATPSEKTACNYLHAALKHLYTTLPSSSTDGIWKNNPSLRQAMGCFLLHLYAKHMKEKAICNIEKGISRAFELGDKLSNGSTNGNCSGAKGPCVPCKWDENILSTCEIKANGSSDPDEKVEKKWDGIVTKDDAAVTAAAKEMNEVKDLCKRFQCISERWLKDVKKKGQNGDPLKA